The Streptomyces sp. NBC_01689 genome includes a window with the following:
- a CDS encoding carbohydrate ABC transporter permease, with protein MGGEIAAVEEPAHGGLPRRERQAVTEDQGHEVFAKFRFRGRDAMFTVIIASLALPGQVTLVPLFKMMVALGWLNSHQGLILPNLALPFGIFLMRQAMQSVPDELIQAARVDGAGEIRTFFQIVMPAMRPALAALAIFLFLGQWNDFVYPLIVQRTPEAYTLPVSLGTLHGVQSTDYGQLRTGTLISIVLVLVLFLFLQRYFVAGLLAGSVKQ; from the coding sequence GTGGGGGGTGAGATAGCCGCCGTCGAGGAGCCGGCGCACGGTGGCCTCCCGCGTCGAGAGCGGCAGGCGGTCACCGAGGACCAGGGGCATGAAGTCTTCGCCAAGTTCCGGTTCCGGGGCCGCGACGCCATGTTCACCGTGATCATCGCCTCGCTCGCCCTGCCCGGCCAGGTGACGCTCGTGCCGCTGTTCAAGATGATGGTGGCCCTCGGCTGGCTCAACTCCCACCAGGGGCTCATCCTTCCGAATCTCGCACTGCCGTTCGGGATCTTCCTCATGCGTCAGGCGATGCAGTCCGTGCCCGACGAACTGATCCAGGCGGCGCGGGTCGACGGCGCCGGCGAGATCCGCACGTTCTTCCAGATCGTCATGCCCGCGATGCGGCCGGCACTGGCGGCCCTCGCCATCTTCCTGTTCCTCGGTCAGTGGAACGACTTCGTCTACCCGCTGATCGTCCAACGTACGCCGGAGGCCTACACGTTGCCCGTCTCGCTCGGGACCCTGCACGGTGTGCAGTCCACGGATTATGGGCAGTTGCGCACCGGCACCCTCATCTCGATCGTGCTCGTCCTCGTGCTGTTCTTGTTCCTGCAGCGGTACTTCGTGGCAGGGCTTCTCGCCGGCTCCGTGAAACAGTGA
- a CDS encoding substrate-binding domain-containing protein → MEEALKQVGYERPLDNRLVLMLTPNLKNPIFAQQAERVENELNPYGLTSIICPVYPGTPRERDYVESLVDAGVAAIAFLSSSNTLRDEDHRVVQFVESRGIPYVSINGGFPESDAPVVSTDDWRAAQLAVGHLHDLGHRKIGLLAGPTARRATDGPSRRQSAPSGGGAADGTACFPAAPSRPHRPGTRGHGCMGTWGHDRAILIGSPGVDGGA, encoded by the coding sequence GTGGAGGAGGCGCTCAAGCAGGTCGGATACGAGCGCCCCCTCGACAACCGGCTCGTCCTCATGCTCACCCCCAACCTGAAGAACCCGATCTTCGCCCAGCAGGCCGAGCGCGTCGAGAACGAACTGAACCCGTACGGGCTGACGTCGATCATCTGCCCCGTGTACCCGGGCACGCCGCGCGAGCGGGACTACGTCGAGTCGCTCGTCGACGCGGGCGTCGCGGCGATCGCCTTCCTGTCGTCGAGCAACACCCTCCGGGACGAGGACCACCGGGTGGTGCAGTTCGTCGAGTCGCGGGGCATCCCGTACGTCAGCATCAACGGCGGATTCCCCGAGTCGGACGCCCCGGTCGTCTCCACCGACGACTGGCGCGCCGCCCAGCTGGCTGTGGGACACCTGCACGACCTGGGCCACCGGAAGATCGGTCTCCTCGCCGGGCCGACCGCCCGGCGCGCCACGGACGGGCCGAGCCGGCGGCAGTCAGCCCCGTCTGGCGGTGGAGCGGCCGATGGCACGGCATGCTTCCCCGCGGCCCCTTCGCGTCCCCATCGCCCGGGGACACGGGGACACGGGTGCATGGGGACATGGGGACATGACAGGGCGATCCTGATCGGGTCCCCGGGGGTGGACGGCGGCGCGTGA
- a CDS encoding (2Fe-2S)-binding protein, with protein MTDVASRRDVDGRPAIIERVVTLDVNGRPYTLRLDTRVTLLDALRDRLGLVGTKKGCDQGACGACTVHVDGRRVLSCLTLAAQAEGRAITTVEGVSGPDGPHPVQRAFMEHDGLQCGFCTPGQIMSAVALLAEGRAGSDEEIREYMSGNLCRCGAYPNIVAAVRDAASGGGRNADL; from the coding sequence ATGACGGACGTGGCGAGCAGGCGGGACGTGGACGGACGTCCCGCGATCATCGAACGGGTCGTGACACTCGACGTGAACGGCCGCCCCTACACGCTCCGCCTGGACACCCGGGTCACCCTGCTGGACGCCCTGCGTGACCGGCTGGGTCTCGTCGGCACGAAGAAGGGCTGTGACCAGGGAGCCTGCGGCGCGTGCACGGTTCACGTGGACGGCCGGAGAGTGCTGTCCTGTCTGACCCTGGCGGCACAGGCCGAGGGCCGGGCGATCACCACCGTCGAGGGCGTCTCCGGGCCCGACGGGCCGCATCCGGTGCAGCGGGCGTTCATGGAGCACGACGGCTTGCAGTGCGGCTTCTGCACACCCGGGCAGATCATGTCCGCGGTGGCCCTGCTGGCCGAGGGCCGGGCAGGCTCCGACGAGGAGATCCGGGAGTACATGAGCGGCAACCTGTGCCGCTGCGGCGCCTACCCCAACATCGTGGCCGCCGTACGCGATGCGGCGTCCGGAGGAGGCCGCAATGCGGACCTTTGA
- a CDS encoding lysophospholipid acyltransferase family protein, whose translation MPRREVGMTYRVMAAIARPVVRLLFRRDWVGVEHIPADGGFIAAVNHNSYVDPLAYGYFQYAMGRPPRFFAKQGLFTGVFGRLMRAMKHIPVARGGAGALAALASAATAVRAGEGVVFYPEGTLTRDPEMWPMRGRTGVARVALETGCPVIPVAQWGANLLMPPYGKMGRVFPRRTHRVLVGPPVDLSRFEGRRPTPEVCREATDDIMAAIASLLGEIRGLPVPTAPRERRTAEGSEDNRASTA comes from the coding sequence GTGCCGCGCCGTGAGGTCGGGATGACCTATCGGGTGATGGCCGCGATCGCGCGGCCCGTCGTGCGGCTGCTGTTCAGGCGGGACTGGGTGGGCGTCGAGCACATCCCCGCCGACGGAGGCTTCATAGCGGCCGTCAACCACAATTCGTACGTCGATCCGTTGGCCTACGGGTATTTCCAGTACGCCATGGGACGGCCACCCCGCTTCTTCGCGAAGCAGGGGCTGTTCACCGGTGTCTTCGGGCGGCTGATGCGCGCCATGAAACACATTCCCGTCGCCCGTGGCGGGGCCGGTGCCCTGGCGGCCCTGGCGTCGGCGGCGACCGCGGTCCGGGCGGGGGAGGGTGTGGTTTTTTATCCGGAGGGCACGCTCACCCGTGATCCGGAGATGTGGCCGATGAGGGGCAGGACGGGAGTCGCGCGGGTCGCGCTGGAGACCGGCTGCCCGGTGATTCCGGTCGCGCAGTGGGGCGCCAACCTGCTGATGCCGCCGTACGGGAAAATGGGCAGGGTGTTTCCCCGAAGGACCCACCGCGTGCTGGTCGGACCGCCCGTGGACCTCTCCCGTTTCGAGGGAAGGCGGCCGACTCCGGAGGTCTGCCGGGAGGCGACGGACGACATCATGGCCGCGATAGCGAGCCTGCTGGGCGAGATACGCGGACTCCCCGTGCCGACGGCCCCGCGGGAGCGACGGACGGCGGAGGGCTCCGAGGACAACCGGGCCTCCACCGCCTGA
- a CDS encoding helix-turn-helix transcriptional regulator translates to MPPADDHLRALTPSRAGIEAFPGARRVPGLRREELAVLAGLSPDYYSRVEQGRQANISTEVLDALARARRLDEVEHAHLHDLAAPAAPHRAAQPQVAQRPDPGLLRIMRTLDHVPVLLLGRRGEVLARNLLLTEVLGRPLEPGTSFARFMFQDPVARERIVNWADFASATVATMRRETARRPHDKRLTALVDELRASDDDVARWRDDHTVRDYASVAKRVDHPVAGPMAFDIEIVGAPHDPDQRLVVYTTEPDSPTARVLPILAGWNALAPW, encoded by the coding sequence CTGCCGCCCGCTGACGATCACCTGCGCGCCCTCACCCCCTCCCGGGCGGGCATCGAGGCCTTCCCCGGGGCCCGGCGGGTACCGGGACTGCGGCGGGAGGAACTGGCCGTGCTGGCCGGACTGAGCCCGGACTACTACAGCCGCGTCGAACAGGGACGCCAGGCCAACATCTCCACCGAGGTGCTCGACGCGCTGGCCCGCGCACGACGTCTCGACGAGGTCGAACACGCGCATCTCCACGACCTCGCCGCACCCGCGGCACCGCACCGCGCCGCGCAGCCGCAGGTGGCCCAGCGCCCGGACCCCGGGCTGCTGCGGATCATGCGTACGCTCGACCACGTCCCGGTACTGCTGCTGGGCCGTCGCGGCGAAGTGCTGGCCCGCAATCTCCTGCTGACGGAGGTGCTGGGCCGCCCACTGGAACCGGGGACGTCGTTCGCGCGCTTCATGTTCCAGGACCCGGTGGCCCGCGAGCGCATCGTGAACTGGGCCGACTTCGCCTCGGCCACCGTCGCCACGATGCGCCGGGAGACGGCCCGCCGTCCTCACGACAAGCGCCTGACCGCCCTCGTCGACGAACTGCGCGCGAGCGACGACGACGTGGCGCGATGGCGGGACGACCACACCGTCCGCGACTACGCCTCGGTCGCCAAGCGCGTCGACCACCCCGTCGCCGGACCGATGGCCTTCGACATCGAGATCGTCGGCGCCCCGCACGACCCCGACCAGCGGCTTGTCGTCTATACGACCGAGCCCGACTCGCCCACCGCCCGGGTGCTGCCGATCCTCGCCGGGTGGAACGCTCTGGCGCCTTGGTGA
- a CDS encoding xanthine dehydrogenase family protein molybdopterin-binding subunit, whose translation MSTVESRPLVGAGVSRVDGPRKVTGTAPYPMDFGIPGQAYGTVVQSTVAAGRIVRMHTRAAEGAPGVLAVITHENIPSVGTGPMTALGPSSPPPLRNDRILHHGQHIAFVVAETPEQAAAAARLVRVDYEVEEPLLDLQDPRAQQVVDPWEMDTARGDSDAALESAEVILRNTYRTADNTNNPLGLFATVAVWEGNTLTVHDTSQWPSMVRTTLAMVFGIPESSVRVLAPYVGGGFGAGLRAWPHVILTALAARMLKRPVKLVLTRPQMFTSVGHRPHGVQWLSVGATRDGELVALDHRSLSSLSIEDTDFEPFSSGTAFAYRCPNVITRDRQARINIAVPTSMRAPAEAQGNFALESALDELACTIGMDPVDLRVRNHTDVDPRNGLPWTGKAILECYEVGARRFGWYDRNPEPRSMRDGNWLVGYGMASAMFPYFAQPCSAQATLNSDGSALVRSAATDIGTGTYTVMAQLAAEEVGLPLDQVRFDLGDSDMPNSMMAGGSGLTGALGNAVHDACRRLVGSFAELARGDGGSPLRGVSPDDVECAGGGIHVAGRPDLGESYVDILARHGMSELTAYGHSTPPVPTEIGMSPAGAYGAKFVEVRVDADLGLIRVARVVSVIDGGRILNAKTARSQIIGGTVGGIGMALYEDTATDPHTGRITNGTFGDYLVAVNADVPDLDVVFVGEPDRGTPTGTKGVGEVGLVGIAAAISNAVHHATGRRLRDLPITLDALL comes from the coding sequence ATGAGCACCGTCGAGAGCAGGCCGCTGGTCGGCGCGGGCGTCAGCAGGGTCGACGGCCCGCGCAAGGTCACCGGAACCGCCCCGTACCCCATGGACTTCGGCATCCCCGGACAGGCCTACGGCACCGTGGTGCAGTCGACCGTCGCCGCGGGCCGCATCGTACGGATGCACACACGGGCCGCCGAAGGCGCTCCCGGCGTCCTGGCCGTGATCACCCATGAGAACATCCCCTCGGTCGGCACCGGCCCGATGACCGCGCTCGGACCGTCATCCCCACCACCGCTCAGGAACGACCGGATCCTGCACCACGGCCAGCACATCGCCTTCGTGGTGGCCGAGACCCCCGAACAGGCCGCGGCGGCGGCGCGGTTGGTACGGGTGGACTACGAGGTGGAGGAGCCGCTCCTCGACCTCCAGGACCCGCGGGCCCAACAGGTCGTCGATCCTTGGGAGATGGACACCGCGCGCGGCGACTCCGACGCGGCGCTCGAGTCCGCCGAGGTGATCCTCCGGAACACGTACCGGACGGCCGACAACACCAACAACCCGCTCGGACTGTTCGCGACGGTCGCCGTGTGGGAGGGCAACACCCTCACCGTCCACGACACCAGTCAGTGGCCGTCGATGGTGCGTACCACCCTGGCCATGGTCTTCGGTATCCCGGAAAGCTCCGTACGGGTCCTGGCGCCGTACGTCGGCGGAGGCTTCGGCGCCGGACTGCGCGCGTGGCCGCATGTGATCCTGACCGCCCTCGCGGCCAGGATGCTCAAGCGCCCGGTGAAGCTGGTGCTGACCCGTCCGCAGATGTTCACCTCCGTCGGGCACCGCCCCCACGGGGTGCAGTGGCTGAGTGTCGGAGCCACCCGCGACGGTGAACTGGTCGCCCTCGACCACCGCAGCCTCAGCTCCCTGAGCATCGAGGACACCGACTTCGAGCCGTTCTCGTCGGGGACCGCCTTCGCCTACCGGTGTCCGAACGTGATCACACGGGACCGGCAGGCGCGGATCAACATCGCCGTGCCGACCTCCATGCGCGCCCCCGCCGAGGCGCAGGGCAACTTCGCGCTGGAGTCGGCGCTCGACGAACTGGCCTGCACCATCGGCATGGATCCGGTGGACCTACGGGTGCGCAACCACACCGACGTCGACCCGCGCAACGGACTGCCCTGGACCGGCAAGGCGATCCTGGAGTGCTACGAGGTCGGCGCACGGCGCTTCGGCTGGTACGACCGCAACCCCGAGCCGCGCTCGATGCGCGACGGGAACTGGCTGGTCGGCTACGGGATGGCCAGCGCGATGTTCCCCTACTTCGCGCAGCCCTGCTCGGCGCAGGCCACGCTCAACAGCGACGGCAGCGCGCTGGTGCGCAGCGCGGCCACGGACATCGGCACCGGGACGTACACCGTCATGGCCCAACTCGCCGCGGAGGAAGTGGGTCTGCCTCTGGACCAGGTCCGATTCGACCTGGGCGACTCCGACATGCCCAACTCGATGATGGCGGGCGGCTCCGGTCTGACCGGCGCGCTGGGCAACGCCGTGCACGACGCCTGCCGACGGCTGGTGGGCTCCTTCGCCGAACTCGCCCGCGGTGACGGCGGGTCGCCGCTGCGGGGAGTGTCCCCCGACGACGTGGAGTGCGCCGGGGGCGGGATCCACGTGGCCGGCCGGCCGGACCTCGGGGAGTCGTACGTCGACATCCTCGCCCGGCACGGGATGTCCGAACTCACCGCGTACGGGCACAGCACCCCACCGGTCCCCACCGAGATCGGCATGTCCCCGGCGGGCGCGTACGGCGCGAAGTTCGTCGAGGTCCGGGTGGACGCGGATCTCGGGCTCATCCGGGTCGCACGGGTGGTCTCCGTGATCGACGGCGGCCGCATCCTGAACGCCAAGACGGCCCGGAGCCAGATCATCGGCGGTACGGTCGGCGGCATCGGCATGGCCCTGTACGAGGACACCGCCACCGACCCGCACACCGGCCGTATCACCAACGGCACCTTCGGCGACTACCTCGTCGCCGTGAACGCCGACGTCCCGGACCTGGACGTGGTCTTCGTCGGCGAGCCCGACCGCGGTACCCCCACGGGCACCAAGGGCGTCGGAGAGGTCGGCCTGGTCGGCATCGCGGCGGCGATCTCCAACGCCGTTCACCACGCCACGGGAAGGCGCCTGCGTGATCTGCCGATCACGCTCGACGCCCTGCTGTGA
- a CDS encoding sensor histidine kinase, whose translation MRRPPGLSARMKLALSYAGFLAVAGALLLAVVWVYLLRYVPNTSRGLLGISPNRYLLVHTFAPAAAVAMAFLLVFGLVGGWLLAGRMLAPLTRITAAARRAGTGSLSHRIGMEGRRDEFRELSDAFDTMLERLESHVAEQRRFAANASHELRTPLAISQTLLDVAREDPTRDRDEVLARLRVVNTRAIGLTEALLLLSRSDRGTFGREDVDLSLVAEDAAETLLHLAERRGIKLDVTGGTARTRGSAELLLRMVTNLVQNAIVHNLPVGGTVTVHTEARGDASVVRVENTGQPLPPELVPTLVEPFRRGAERARTDEHAGVGLGLAIVHSVVRAHDGTLDLVARPAGGLLVTVRLPGLP comes from the coding sequence GTGCGTAGACCGCCAGGGCTCAGCGCCCGGATGAAACTCGCCCTCAGCTACGCCGGGTTCCTCGCCGTCGCCGGGGCCCTGCTGCTCGCCGTGGTCTGGGTCTACCTGCTGCGTTACGTGCCCAACACGTCCAGGGGTCTCCTCGGGATCTCGCCCAACCGCTACCTCCTCGTGCACACCTTCGCTCCCGCTGCGGCCGTGGCGATGGCCTTCCTGCTCGTGTTCGGCCTCGTCGGGGGATGGCTCCTCGCCGGCCGGATGCTCGCACCGCTCACACGTATCACGGCCGCGGCGCGCAGGGCCGGGACCGGATCGCTGTCCCACCGGATCGGCATGGAAGGCCGCCGGGACGAGTTCCGCGAGCTCTCCGACGCGTTCGACACGATGCTGGAACGACTCGAGTCGCACGTCGCCGAGCAGCGGAGGTTCGCCGCGAACGCCTCCCACGAGCTGCGCACTCCGCTGGCCATCTCGCAGACGCTGCTCGACGTCGCCCGCGAGGATCCGACGCGGGACCGGGACGAAGTCCTCGCACGGCTGCGGGTCGTCAACACCCGGGCGATCGGCCTCACCGAGGCTCTCCTGCTGCTCAGCCGCAGCGACCGCGGAACCTTCGGCCGCGAGGACGTCGACCTCTCCCTCGTCGCCGAGGACGCCGCCGAGACTCTGCTGCACCTCGCCGAACGGCGCGGGATCAAGCTCGACGTCACCGGCGGAACGGCACGCACCAGGGGCTCCGCGGAGCTCCTGCTGCGGATGGTGACGAACCTCGTCCAGAACGCCATCGTCCACAACCTGCCCGTCGGCGGCACCGTGACGGTCCACACCGAAGCCCGGGGCGACGCGAGCGTCGTACGGGTGGAGAACACGGGACAGCCGCTCCCACCCGAGCTGGTACCGACCCTCGTCGAACCCTTCCGGCGCGGAGCGGAACGCGCGCGCACCGACGAGCACGCCGGTGTCGGCCTCGGCCTCGCCATCGTGCACAGCGTCGTCCGCGCCCACGACGGGACGCTCGACCTCGTCGCCCGCCCCGCGGGCGGTCTCCTCGTCACGGTGCGGCTTCCCGGTCTGCCGTAG
- a CDS encoding MGH1-like glycoside hydrolase domain-containing protein, whose amino-acid sequence MPLVLGDRLPLSTREATVRRLLDGGYLTPHGPATEPPDSPHYEPDGYWRGPIWAPSTLLLVDGLRRSGRPALADDIADRFLATCGGAGMAENFDALTGAGLRDRSMTWTASVYFSLVSERAGHASHAEGRLRAQAS is encoded by the coding sequence ATGCCCCTGGTCCTCGGTGACCGCCTGCCGCTCTCGACGCGGGAGGCCACCGTGCGCCGGCTCCTCGACGGCGGCTATCTCACCCCCCACGGCCCCGCCACCGAGCCACCGGACAGCCCGCATTACGAGCCGGACGGCTACTGGCGCGGTCCGATCTGGGCCCCGTCGACGCTGCTGCTCGTCGACGGACTCCGCCGCAGTGGCCGGCCCGCGCTCGCCGACGACATCGCGGACCGGTTCCTGGCGACCTGCGGCGGGGCGGGGATGGCCGAGAACTTCGACGCGCTGACCGGGGCCGGCCTCCGCGACCGCAGCATGACCTGGACGGCCTCCGTGTATTTCTCCTTGGTCTCCGAGCGCGCCGGGCACGCCTCCCACGCCGAAGGCCGCCTCCGCGCACAGGCGTCATGA
- a CDS encoding FAD binding domain-containing protein, whose amino-acid sequence MRTFDYVRAVDTREAVRLLADDPDASCLAGGTTQLDLMKDGVLEPPTLIDITRLPLHGIERRGESLHVGALVTMEELAADPTVTERLPMVREALLLGASVQLRNMATIAGNLLQRTRCRYFRDPTVQACNKRAPGSGCSAVEGVARMHAVLGASERCIALHASDLAVALVALDALVHIQGLSERRTVPLTEFYLTADESPQRENVLEHAELITEVEIPLPPAAARSGYLKVRDRASYEFALTSAAVLLLMEGGEIRRARVGLGGVGTKPWRAYEAEHVLTGAPVTTATFTDAAEATMRDAFTVPGTAFKVPLARRTLVRELQTVSGVAA is encoded by the coding sequence ATGCGGACCTTTGACTACGTGCGGGCCGTCGACACCCGGGAAGCGGTGCGACTGCTGGCGGACGACCCGGACGCGTCCTGCCTGGCGGGCGGCACCACACAACTGGACCTGATGAAGGACGGGGTCCTGGAGCCGCCGACGCTGATCGACATCACCCGTCTCCCGCTCCACGGCATCGAGCGGCGGGGCGAATCCCTCCACGTGGGGGCGCTGGTGACCATGGAGGAACTGGCCGCCGACCCCACCGTGACCGAACGGCTGCCGATGGTGCGCGAGGCGCTGCTGCTCGGCGCCTCGGTGCAGCTGCGGAACATGGCGACCATCGCGGGCAACCTGCTGCAGCGCACCCGCTGCCGCTACTTCCGCGACCCGACGGTGCAGGCGTGCAACAAGCGGGCCCCGGGCTCCGGTTGCTCCGCTGTCGAGGGCGTGGCCCGTATGCACGCCGTGCTCGGGGCGAGCGAACGGTGCATCGCGCTGCACGCCTCCGACCTGGCCGTCGCCCTCGTGGCGCTGGACGCGCTCGTGCACATCCAGGGACTGTCGGAGCGGCGCACCGTGCCCCTGACGGAGTTCTACCTGACGGCGGACGAGAGCCCGCAGCGCGAGAACGTCCTGGAACACGCCGAGTTGATCACCGAGGTCGAGATCCCGCTTCCCCCGGCGGCCGCGCGGTCGGGCTACCTCAAGGTGCGCGACCGCGCGTCGTACGAGTTCGCCCTCACCTCCGCCGCTGTGCTGCTCCTCATGGAGGGGGGCGAGATCCGGCGCGCCCGGGTCGGTCTCGGCGGGGTGGGGACGAAGCCCTGGCGGGCCTACGAGGCCGAGCACGTGCTGACGGGCGCGCCGGTCACGACCGCCACGTTCACGGACGCGGCCGAGGCGACGATGCGTGATGCGTTCACCGTCCCCGGCACGGCGTTCAAGGTGCCACTGGCCCGTCGCACGCTGGTGCGCGAGCTGCAGACAGTCTCAGGAGTCGCCGCATGA
- a CDS encoding dihydrofolate reductase family protein, whose translation MTRIIADISISLDGFVTGPDPGPGSGLGTGGEALHTWAFSDDPDERRFLREATARSGAVVLGRRLFDMVDAPGGWDDETGYGAREVGRPAFVVVTSRPPRSVRLTGLDWTFVTTGLPDAVTVARERAEAAASARGQDLDVVLMGGGATVGSALDAGLVDTLSLHLAPVVLAAGTPLFTGKVPLRLVRRSVTATTNATHFTYDVL comes from the coding sequence ATGACGCGCATCATCGCCGACATCTCGATCTCCCTCGACGGGTTCGTCACCGGCCCGGACCCCGGCCCCGGCAGCGGGCTGGGTACCGGTGGCGAGGCCCTGCACACCTGGGCGTTCTCCGACGACCCGGACGAGCGCCGGTTCCTGCGCGAGGCGACCGCCCGCTCCGGCGCCGTCGTCCTCGGCCGCAGGCTCTTCGACATGGTCGACGCGCCGGGCGGCTGGGACGACGAGACCGGATACGGAGCCCGCGAGGTCGGCAGACCCGCGTTCGTCGTCGTGACGAGCCGTCCACCGAGGTCGGTGCGGCTGACCGGGCTCGACTGGACGTTCGTCACCACCGGCCTGCCCGACGCCGTCACCGTCGCACGCGAACGGGCCGAGGCGGCGGCGTCGGCCCGTGGCCAGGACCTCGACGTGGTCCTCATGGGCGGTGGTGCGACGGTCGGCTCGGCACTCGACGCCGGACTGGTCGACACGCTGTCCCTGCACCTCGCGCCCGTCGTCCTGGCCGCCGGCACGCCGCTGTTCACCGGCAAGGTGCCACTGAGACTGGTCCGGCGGAGCGTGACCGCCACAACGAACGCGACGCACTTCACGTACGACGTCCTCTGA
- a CDS encoding SDR family NAD(P)-dependent oxidoreductase — protein MIVSGRQESRGLRIVEEIERAGGRADFVPADLSGGYEELRAFAAQVTEVLGGRVDILVNNAGVYPATSTEDLADSDLDTMLAVNIRAPHVLVAALAPAMAERGGGAIVTIGSWMARLGTSYAAMYSATKAADEQLTRSWAAEYGPRGVRVNAVAPGATLTPGNEQARAELDAMTATTPAGVVVRPDDIAKGVLYLAGDDAAMVHGITLYVDGGMTATRAA, from the coding sequence GTGATCGTCAGCGGGCGGCAGGAGAGCCGTGGCCTGCGGATCGTCGAGGAGATCGAGCGGGCCGGCGGGCGCGCCGACTTCGTTCCGGCGGACCTGTCCGGCGGCTACGAGGAGTTGCGCGCGTTCGCCGCCCAGGTCACGGAGGTGCTCGGCGGCCGGGTCGACATCCTCGTGAACAACGCGGGCGTCTACCCCGCGACGTCGACCGAGGACCTGGCGGACTCCGACCTCGACACCATGCTCGCGGTCAACATCCGCGCGCCGCACGTCCTGGTCGCCGCGCTGGCTCCGGCCATGGCCGAGCGCGGCGGTGGTGCCATCGTCACCATCGGCTCCTGGATGGCCCGTCTCGGCACCTCCTACGCGGCGATGTACAGCGCGACCAAGGCCGCCGACGAGCAGCTCACCCGCAGCTGGGCCGCGGAGTACGGACCGCGCGGGGTGCGGGTCAACGCCGTCGCGCCCGGAGCCACGCTCACGCCCGGCAACGAGCAGGCCCGCGCCGAGCTCGACGCGATGACCGCCACCACCCCGGCGGGTGTCGTCGTCCGGCCGGACGACATCGCCAAGGGCGTCCTGTACCTCGCCGGGGACGACGCGGCCATGGTCCACGGCATCACGCTGTACGTCGACGGCGGCATGACCGCCACGCGCGCCGCCTGA